In the genome of Gloeotrichia echinulata CP02, one region contains:
- the cas10 gene encoding type III-A CRISPR-associated protein Cas10/Csm1, which translates to MMTSSEVVLQVVQQAIATLVKWVDPNHQLVSHFQSVEEYPAVTKAKKILGWTQDMSVGTLHLLFDKVKLPDGKGQDSNKQHYQPLIAITNENHEYPTIPYPLDVEPTEKQQEAFQKQIRDEVLPYLGENWQNISLLMLIIEKFGSCLSFGESDVALVDMARATAAVAAALVNNPTEEISLIAGDLSGIQKFIYTISSDGALKSLRARSFYLELVTEEVVQQLLDKLDLPFTNVIYAGGGNLYILSAANEENKKIVTQVRQQFNQWLLKEFQGKIFLALDCLKFPLTEIASATFACHWSNATKNLAVYKSRKFAEHQISDVIATRNSHEPCRVCHRDDVEPEALKPLNFNEPDSVLACEICRRMFDLGSNLFGVEAIVRSKSEDVGSKLPTLSFKFSEIGESPAVNIHYHLFKTWKPIVPDSDLVLLVNDWNLEHYQFKHFQNVSPLLLGNYGKQSEEDQDNAEESKGFMRAGEMAKKAKGVNRVGYLRMDVDKLGQIFAKGLGENQTLPRLAGLSRQMSYFFKVYLNSLAKKRYDNFIQHRELGNIKFFNNAQYLTKDNRDKLLFIYAGGDDLFISGAWNEIVEFAFDVYQCFRAYTGNNPDITISGGISIEDIKFPLYQAAKSSGEAEDKAKDNGRDSLGLFGQAFKWSEWLGAENINVSDIEIFDNKIREYLATNIMLDLFGIFPFVKKLQEQQIEINYTRSFVRNLLDTAQMQEQKIQEIQNKRKQQQYQGEIDDIRYYLHLPKIAYALGRLRPNILNNDDFIPIRKSLISPYNARYFQAIATWIELLNRTQTNDTTNQKNKP; encoded by the coding sequence ATGATGACAAGTTCTGAAGTTGTTCTGCAGGTTGTTCAACAGGCGATCGCTACACTGGTTAAGTGGGTAGATCCAAATCATCAGCTAGTTTCTCACTTTCAGTCTGTTGAGGAATATCCAGCAGTTACTAAAGCAAAAAAAATTCTGGGTTGGACTCAAGACATGAGTGTTGGAACATTACACCTGCTATTTGACAAAGTGAAATTACCTGATGGAAAAGGACAAGATTCTAATAAGCAACATTACCAACCACTGATTGCAATAACAAACGAGAATCATGAGTATCCTACTATTCCTTACCCTCTAGATGTAGAACCTACAGAAAAACAACAGGAAGCTTTCCAAAAACAAATTAGAGATGAAGTCTTACCCTATCTCGGCGAAAACTGGCAAAATATTTCGCTGTTGATGTTAATTATAGAGAAATTTGGTTCATGTCTGAGCTTTGGTGAATCAGATGTAGCTTTGGTAGACATGGCTAGGGCTACAGCAGCAGTAGCAGCAGCTTTAGTTAATAACCCTACGGAAGAAATTAGTTTAATTGCTGGTGATTTATCTGGTATTCAAAAATTTATCTACACGATTTCTTCTGATGGTGCGCTGAAATCGCTAAGAGCAAGAAGTTTTTATTTAGAATTAGTTACAGAAGAAGTAGTACAGCAATTATTAGATAAACTCGATTTACCATTCACAAATGTAATTTATGCTGGTGGTGGTAATTTGTATATTTTATCAGCCGCAAATGAGGAAAATAAAAAAATTGTCACTCAGGTAAGACAACAGTTTAATCAATGGCTTTTGAAAGAATTTCAAGGTAAAATATTTCTGGCTTTAGACTGTTTAAAGTTTCCACTTACAGAAATCGCTAGTGCGACATTTGCTTGTCATTGGTCAAATGCAACCAAAAATCTAGCTGTATATAAATCTCGGAAATTTGCTGAACATCAGATTAGTGATGTTATCGCAACACGTAACAGTCATGAACCTTGTCGCGTTTGTCATCGTGACGATGTAGAACCAGAAGCATTAAAACCGCTTAATTTCAATGAGCCAGATTCGGTTTTGGCTTGTGAAATTTGTCGAAGGATGTTTGATTTAGGCAGTAATTTGTTTGGCGTGGAAGCAATTGTGCGCTCAAAAAGCGAAGACGTAGGAAGTAAATTACCTACACTGTCATTTAAATTTTCTGAGATTGGTGAGTCTCCTGCTGTCAATATTCATTATCATTTGTTCAAAACATGGAAACCTATAGTTCCAGATTCTGATTTAGTTCTATTAGTCAATGATTGGAATTTAGAACATTATCAGTTCAAGCATTTCCAAAATGTTTCTCCATTATTACTAGGTAACTATGGAAAGCAGAGTGAAGAAGATCAAGATAATGCAGAAGAATCTAAAGGCTTTATGCGTGCTGGTGAAATGGCAAAAAAAGCAAAAGGTGTTAACAGAGTTGGCTATTTGCGAATGGATGTTGACAAACTAGGACAAATATTTGCAAAAGGATTAGGTGAAAATCAAACTTTACCAAGACTGGCTGGACTTTCACGTCAAATGAGTTATTTTTTTAAGGTTTACCTCAACAGTTTGGCAAAAAAGCGTTATGATAATTTTATACAGCATCGAGAACTGGGAAATATTAAATTTTTCAACAATGCTCAATATTTAACTAAAGATAACCGGGATAAGTTACTATTTATTTACGCTGGTGGTGATGATTTATTCATTAGTGGCGCTTGGAATGAAATTGTAGAATTTGCCTTTGATGTTTACCAATGCTTCCGCGCTTACACAGGTAATAATCCAGATATTACGATATCAGGCGGGATTAGCATTGAGGATATTAAATTCCCGCTTTATCAAGCTGCGAAATCATCAGGTGAGGCTGAGGATAAAGCTAAAGACAATGGTAGAGATAGTTTAGGGCTATTTGGACAAGCCTTCAAGTGGAGTGAGTGGTTAGGAGCAGAAAATATTAATGTTTCAGATATTGAAATTTTCGATAATAAAATCAGAGAATATTTGGCAACAAATATAATGCTTGATTTATTTGGTATCTTCCCATTTGTGAAGAAACTACAAGAACAGCAGATTGAAATCAATTATACTCGCAGTTTTGTTAGGAATCTTTTAGATACTGCTCAAATGCAGGAGCAGAAGATTCAAGAAATTCAAAATAAACGCAAACAACAGCAATATCAAGGTGAAATTGATGATATTCGTTATTATTTACACTTACCTAAAATAGCCTATGCTTTAGGTAGATTACGTCCTAACATACTAAATAACGATGATTTTATTCCAATTCGGAAATCGTTAATTAGTCCTTACAATGCACGTTATTTTCAGGCTATTGCTACTTGGATTGAACTATTGAATCGTACTCAAACCAATGACACAACCAATCAAAAAAATAAACCCTAA
- the csm2 gene encoding type III-A CRISPR-associated protein Csm2: MTQPIKKINPKPEPKSLPAKAVETPQKRSEAQMQLTADQKMIQTIKALKDGELRNYEIRCLVDQAKELGEYLQEIGLKTNQIRKFLDAVNRLKVKLAQDKDERFSTIETEVVLLKPKLAYATARKDNERTNPVKPLNDVLSEAIDRVKDTPDFYRLVNLIESIIAYHKAAETNKLNRNN, translated from the coding sequence ATGACACAACCAATCAAAAAAATAAACCCTAAACCAGAGCCTAAGTCTCTACCAGCTAAAGCAGTTGAAACACCACAAAAACGGTCGGAGGCACAAATGCAACTCACCGCTGACCAAAAGATGATTCAAACTATCAAGGCTTTAAAAGATGGAGAATTGCGAAACTATGAAATTCGCTGTTTGGTCGATCAAGCCAAAGAATTGGGAGAATATCTGCAAGAAATAGGATTAAAAACAAACCAAATTCGTAAATTTTTAGATGCAGTTAATCGTCTCAAAGTCAAACTGGCTCAAGACAAAGATGAAAGATTTTCGACTATTGAAACAGAGGTAGTTTTGCTTAAACCTAAATTAGCATATGCTACTGCCCGCAAAGATAATGAAAGAACAAATCCAGTTAAGCCATTAAATGATGTGCTTTCAGAGGCGATAGATAGAGTCAAAGACACACCTGATTTTTATCGGCTAGTAAATTTAATCGAATCTATCATTGCTTATCACAAAGCTGCTGAAACAAATAAGTTAAATAGGAATAATTAA